One Kribbella sp. NBC_00662 genomic region harbors:
- a CDS encoding 2-oxoacid:ferredoxin oxidoreductase subunit beta has translation MSTVDLGLPSLPGGLRGVPAATEPQNRKEYVSDQEVRWCPGCGDYAVLAAFQGFLPELGIKRENVAMVSGIGCSSRFPYYLSTYGMHSIHGRAPAIATGLAVARPDLSVWVVTGDGDALSIGGNHLIHTLRRNVNLKILLFNNRIYGLTKGQYSPTSEPGKVTKSTPMGSVDNPFNPVSLALGAEATFVARTVDSDRKHLTSVLRAAAEHRGTAFVEIYQNCPIFNDNAFEAFKDPETRDDAIIPLVHGEPIRFGKDGHLGVVRDGFASLAVREVADLPGGEADLVVHDAHTDDPAYAFALSRLTDAGVLHQAPIGVFRSVERPAYDDLVRQQITTAQETQGTGDLQALVTGADTWTIN, from the coding sequence ATGAGCACGGTCGACCTCGGCCTGCCGAGTCTGCCCGGTGGCCTGCGCGGCGTACCGGCCGCGACCGAGCCGCAGAACCGCAAGGAGTACGTGTCGGACCAGGAGGTCCGCTGGTGCCCGGGCTGTGGCGACTACGCCGTACTCGCGGCCTTCCAGGGGTTCCTGCCCGAGCTCGGGATCAAGCGCGAGAACGTCGCGATGGTCTCCGGGATCGGCTGCTCGTCCCGGTTCCCGTACTACCTGTCGACGTACGGCATGCACTCGATCCACGGGCGTGCGCCGGCGATCGCGACCGGGCTCGCGGTGGCGCGGCCCGACCTCAGCGTCTGGGTCGTCACCGGTGACGGCGACGCGCTGTCGATCGGCGGCAACCACCTGATCCACACGCTGCGGCGCAACGTGAACCTGAAGATCCTGCTGTTCAACAACCGGATCTACGGTCTGACCAAGGGGCAGTACTCGCCGACCTCGGAGCCGGGCAAGGTGACGAAGTCGACGCCGATGGGCTCGGTCGACAACCCGTTCAACCCGGTCTCGCTGGCGCTCGGCGCGGAGGCGACGTTCGTGGCCCGGACGGTCGACTCCGACCGCAAGCACCTGACCTCGGTACTGCGGGCCGCCGCCGAGCACCGCGGTACGGCGTTCGTCGAGATCTACCAGAACTGCCCGATCTTCAACGACAACGCGTTCGAGGCGTTCAAGGACCCGGAGACCCGGGACGACGCGATCATCCCGCTGGTCCACGGCGAGCCGATCCGCTTCGGCAAGGACGGGCATCTCGGTGTGGTCCGTGACGGGTTTGCGTCGCTCGCCGTGCGCGAGGTCGCGGACCTGCCCGGCGGCGAGGCAGATCTCGTCGTCCACGACGCGCACACGGACGACCCGGCGTACGCGTTCGCGCTGTCGCGGCTGACCGATGCGGGCGTGCTGCACCAGGCCCCGATCGGCGTGTTCCGTTCGGTCGAGCGCCCGGCGTACGACGACCTGGTCCGTCAGCAGATCACCACCGCCCAGGAGACCCAGGGCACGGGCGACCTGCAGGCCCTCGTCACCGGCGCCGACACCTGGACGATCAACTAA
- a CDS encoding 2-oxoacid:acceptor oxidoreductase subunit alpha, whose amino-acid sequence MKRTVTIEVKQLDRVVIRFAGDSGDGMQLTGDRFTAETASFGNDLSTLPNFPAEIRAPAGTLPGVSSFQLHFADHDILTPGDAPDVLIAMNPAALKANLKDVPRGATLIVDTADFTARNLKRIGYDENPLETGELDAYHVIPLNLTGMTVESVKEFGLTRKDASRAKNMYALGLVSWLFQRPVESTITFLQTKFASKPDIRDANIAAFRAGYNFGETAEEFSVRYEVKPASMASGTYRNISGNLALAYGLVAGAQRAGLPLVLGAYPITPASDVLHELSKLKRFNVTTIQAEDEIAGVGAALGASFGGALGVTTSSGPGISLKSETIGLGVMLELPLVVCDIQRAGPSTGMPTKTEQADLLQVMFGRNGEAPLPVLAAQSPADCFAIAVEAARIAITYRTPVIVLSDGYLANGSEPWQIPAVADLPAIDPNFTLEPNATNDKGEPTYLPYLRDPETLARAWAVPGTAGLDHRIGGLEKEDKTGNISYDPANHDLMIRTRQAKVDAVARSIPPIEVDDPDGTAKVLVLGWGSTYGPIGAGVRRVRAVGGKIAQAHLRHLNPFPSNLGDVLRSYEKVLVPEMNLGQLAMLLRSKYLVDVVSYAQVRGMPLGAAELAEVIGNLVEETEGIDDDARHLGSAAAGLKHGEALHAEANGRSNGQSKGQLHESEGAR is encoded by the coding sequence ATGAAAAGAACAGTGACCATCGAGGTCAAGCAGCTCGACCGCGTGGTGATCCGCTTCGCCGGCGATTCCGGTGACGGGATGCAGCTCACGGGGGACAGGTTCACAGCGGAAACGGCATCGTTCGGCAATGACCTGTCGACGTTGCCCAACTTCCCAGCCGAGATCCGGGCACCAGCCGGAACCCTGCCGGGAGTGTCGTCCTTCCAGCTCCACTTCGCCGACCACGACATCCTCACGCCGGGCGACGCGCCCGACGTGCTCATCGCGATGAACCCGGCGGCCCTGAAGGCGAACCTCAAGGACGTCCCCCGCGGCGCGACGCTGATCGTCGACACCGCGGACTTCACCGCCCGCAACCTCAAGCGGATCGGGTACGACGAGAACCCGCTGGAGACCGGGGAGCTCGACGCGTACCACGTGATCCCGCTCAACCTGACCGGTATGACGGTGGAGTCGGTCAAGGAGTTCGGGCTGACCCGCAAGGACGCGTCCCGGGCCAAGAACATGTATGCGCTCGGCCTGGTGTCCTGGCTGTTCCAGCGACCGGTCGAGTCGACGATCACGTTCCTGCAGACCAAGTTCGCGTCGAAGCCGGACATCCGGGACGCGAACATCGCGGCCTTCCGCGCGGGCTACAACTTCGGCGAGACCGCCGAGGAGTTCTCGGTCCGGTACGAAGTGAAGCCGGCCAGCATGGCCTCCGGCACCTACCGGAACATCTCCGGCAACCTCGCGCTGGCGTACGGCCTGGTGGCGGGCGCCCAGCGGGCCGGCCTGCCGCTGGTCCTCGGCGCGTACCCGATCACCCCGGCGTCCGACGTACTGCACGAGCTGTCCAAGCTCAAGCGGTTCAACGTCACCACGATCCAGGCCGAGGACGAGATCGCGGGTGTCGGCGCCGCGCTCGGAGCGTCGTTCGGAGGGGCGCTCGGTGTGACCACGTCGTCCGGCCCGGGCATCAGCCTGAAGTCCGAGACGATCGGCCTCGGCGTGATGCTCGAGCTGCCGCTGGTCGTCTGCGACATCCAGCGCGCGGGCCCCTCGACCGGTATGCCGACCAAGACCGAGCAGGCCGACCTGTTGCAGGTGATGTTCGGCCGCAACGGCGAGGCCCCGCTGCCGGTCCTCGCGGCCCAGTCCCCCGCGGACTGCTTCGCGATCGCGGTCGAGGCGGCCCGGATCGCGATCACCTACCGCACGCCGGTGATCGTGCTGTCCGACGGCTACCTGGCCAACGGTTCCGAGCCGTGGCAGATCCCGGCCGTCGCGGACCTCCCGGCGATCGACCCGAACTTCACCCTCGAGCCGAACGCGACCAACGACAAGGGCGAGCCGACCTACCTCCCCTACCTGCGCGACCCGGAGACCTTGGCCCGTGCCTGGGCCGTCCCGGGTACGGCGGGCCTGGACCACCGCATCGGCGGTCTGGAGAAGGAGGACAAGACCGGCAACATCTCCTACGACCCGGCCAACCACGACCTGATGATCCGCACCCGCCAGGCCAAGGTGGACGCGGTCGCCCGGTCGATCCCGCCGATCGAGGTCGACGACCCCGACGGTACGGCGAAGGTCCTGGTGCTCGGATGGGGTTCGACGTACGGCCCGATCGGCGCCGGCGTCCGCCGGGTCCGCGCGGTCGGCGGGAAGATCGCCCAGGCCCACCTGCGGCACCTGAACCCGTTCCCGTCGAACCTCGGCGACGTGCTGAGGTCCTACGAGAAGGTCCTGGTTCCGGAGATGAACCTCGGCCAGCTGGCGATGCTGCTGCGGTCGAAGTACCTGGTCGACGTCGTCTCCTACGCGCAGGTCCGCGGTATGCCGCTCGGCGCCGCGGAGCTGGCCGAGGTGATCGGCAACCTGGTCGAGGAGACCGAGGGCATCGACGACGACGCCCGTCACCTCGGTTCGGCCGCCGCCGGCCTGAAACACGGCGAAGCGCTGCACGCCGAGGCCAACGGCCGGTCGAACGGCCAGTCGAAGGGGCAACTGCACGAGTCGGAGGGAGCACGATGA
- a CDS encoding nitrilase-related carbon-nitrogen hydrolase yields the protein MNYVSRWVAVAAALATGVLLYFGSGLHTIPALTWLAPIPVFVVAPRLGPGAAWLTAFMGWLLGLSNLARYLLGDLELPLIVLVFLVGLAAVFGLTVLFFRGLVVRGHPVAAAFAAPALWAALDYLIATLSPHGAFTSLAYTQAEVAPINQIVSLTGPWGLSFLLLLPAAVIAARKLLPIGVLVIVAASTCLYGVVRLHGTPESAAVRIAVLSAQGADDAGWPNAAGPAIIERYRPMITEAARAGAKIVLLPEKIVDVRTTDLPRLSQQFQTFAASNKIELVVGLTVLGDGDHNRALMFHPDGAAPTSYDKHHLIPGIEPYTPGGQLATYNTSGLMICKDLDFPALARQYGELDTSLLLVPALDFVDDGRLHSRMALLRGIENGIPIARDGSLGRLTLTDANGRIVGEIIAPANAPAVLIGELRPGIDHTLYTAWGDWFAWLCGLIALVGMVLLRSRGGRESIRHGQLRGLPVADLPAGDVAGDEAGDHDRPGPAGVAGGREAPAGGDGVHRAERGRRRDRAGQPGGVRPLAAGAPDAPRQHRT from the coding sequence ATGAACTACGTGTCTAGATGGGTCGCGGTCGCAGCGGCCCTTGCGACAGGTGTGCTGCTGTACTTCGGGTCCGGGTTGCACACGATCCCCGCGCTCACCTGGCTCGCTCCGATTCCCGTGTTTGTGGTGGCTCCTCGGCTTGGGCCCGGAGCGGCCTGGCTGACTGCGTTTATGGGGTGGCTGCTGGGGCTTTCCAACCTGGCGCGGTATTTGCTGGGTGATCTCGAGTTGCCGTTGATCGTGCTGGTGTTTCTGGTGGGATTGGCGGCTGTGTTTGGGCTGACGGTGTTGTTTTTCCGGGGGCTTGTGGTCCGCGGCCACCCGGTGGCCGCGGCGTTTGCGGCGCCGGCTTTGTGGGCTGCGCTGGATTATCTGATTGCCACGCTGTCGCCGCATGGCGCGTTCACGAGTCTTGCGTATACGCAGGCAGAAGTTGCCCCGATCAACCAGATCGTGTCGTTGACCGGGCCGTGGGGACTCAGCTTTCTGCTGTTGCTGCCGGCTGCGGTGATTGCTGCGCGCAAGCTCCTGCCGATCGGCGTCCTGGTGATTGTTGCCGCTAGCACCTGTCTGTACGGAGTTGTCCGGCTGCACGGGACGCCCGAGAGTGCGGCCGTGAGGATCGCGGTGCTGTCTGCGCAAGGAGCGGACGACGCGGGCTGGCCGAACGCTGCAGGACCGGCGATCATCGAGCGCTACCGTCCGATGATCACCGAAGCCGCCCGGGCCGGCGCGAAGATCGTGCTGTTGCCGGAGAAGATCGTCGACGTCCGGACGACCGATCTCCCGCGGCTCTCGCAGCAGTTCCAAACATTTGCTGCGAGCAACAAGATCGAACTCGTCGTCGGGCTCACCGTGCTCGGCGACGGGGATCACAACCGCGCCCTGATGTTCCACCCCGACGGCGCCGCGCCGACGTCGTACGACAAGCATCACCTGATCCCGGGGATCGAGCCGTACACGCCGGGCGGCCAGTTGGCGACGTACAACACCTCGGGGCTGATGATCTGCAAGGACCTGGACTTCCCGGCCCTGGCTCGTCAGTACGGCGAACTCGACACCTCACTCCTGCTCGTCCCTGCGCTCGACTTCGTCGACGACGGCCGGCTCCACAGCCGGATGGCGCTGCTCCGCGGTATCGAGAACGGCATCCCGATCGCCCGCGACGGCAGCCTGGGCCGGCTGACCCTGACCGACGCCAACGGTCGGATCGTCGGCGAAATCATCGCGCCGGCGAACGCCCCGGCCGTCCTGATCGGCGAGCTTCGGCCCGGGATCGACCACACGCTCTACACCGCCTGGGGTGACTGGTTCGCCTGGTTGTGCGGCCTGATCGCACTGGTCGGGATGGTGTTGTTGAGGTCGCGCGGTGGGCGTGAAAGCATCCGGCATGGCCAACTTCGGGGACTACCAGTTGCAGATCTACCTGCAGGGGATGTTGCAGGGGACGAAGCCGGAGATCACGACCGACCTGGCCCGGCTGGAGTCGCAGGCGGCCGGGAAGCTCCCGCTGGAGGCGATGGGGTACATCGTGCCGAGCGCGGGCGGCGGCGCGACCGCGCGGGCCAACCAGGCGGCGTTCGACCGCTGGCGGCTGGCGCCCCGGATGCTCCGCGGCAGCACCGAACGTGA
- a CDS encoding alpha-hydroxy-acid oxidizing protein, with the protein MGYIVPSAGGGATARANQAAFDRWRLAPRMLRGSTERDLSCTILGTAMPAPVLVAPIGVQTLAHPDGELATARAADTLGLTYTHSTQASHAIEQIEAANKWFQLYYPTDRDVCLSFLQRAKAAGYGVLVVTLDTGTIGWRPADLDRGFLPFLKGEGLANYFSDPAFRAKLAKPIEEDPGAAVMLWAQIFPNVGLAWDDLSFLRDNWDGPIVLKGITAVEDAKLAAEHGVDGIVVSNHGGRQVDGAVASLDALPAIADAVGEQLTVLFDSGVRTGSDAAKALALGAKAVLLGRPLLYGLALAGQAGVEHVLRCFLAELDLTLALSGYANHRELNRDSVVRA; encoded by the coding sequence ATGGGGTACATCGTGCCGAGCGCGGGCGGCGGCGCGACCGCGCGGGCCAACCAGGCGGCGTTCGACCGCTGGCGGCTGGCGCCCCGGATGCTCCGCGGCAGCACCGAACGTGACCTGTCCTGCACCATCCTCGGTACGGCGATGCCCGCGCCGGTCCTGGTCGCACCGATCGGTGTCCAGACCCTCGCGCACCCCGACGGCGAACTGGCCACGGCACGGGCCGCCGACACCCTCGGCCTGACCTACACGCACTCGACCCAGGCGAGCCACGCGATCGAGCAGATCGAGGCCGCCAACAAGTGGTTCCAGCTGTACTACCCGACCGACCGCGACGTCTGCCTCAGTTTCCTGCAACGCGCCAAGGCTGCTGGGTACGGCGTACTCGTCGTCACCCTCGACACCGGGACGATCGGGTGGCGGCCGGCCGATCTGGATCGCGGGTTCCTCCCGTTCCTGAAGGGGGAGGGGCTCGCGAACTACTTCAGCGACCCGGCCTTCCGGGCGAAGCTCGCCAAGCCGATCGAGGAGGATCCCGGCGCGGCCGTGATGCTCTGGGCGCAGATCTTCCCGAACGTCGGGCTGGCCTGGGACGACCTGTCGTTCCTGCGCGACAACTGGGACGGCCCGATCGTGCTCAAGGGCATCACCGCGGTCGAGGACGCCAAACTCGCGGCCGAACACGGCGTCGACGGCATCGTCGTCTCGAACCACGGCGGCCGCCAGGTCGACGGCGCGGTCGCGTCGCTGGATGCGCTGCCCGCGATCGCGGACGCGGTCGGCGAACAACTGACAGTCCTGTTCGACTCCGGCGTACGCACCGGCTCCGATGCGGCGAAGGCGCTCGCCTTGGGTGCGAAGGCAGTGCTCCTCGGTCGTCCCCTCCTCTACGGTCTCGCGCTGGCCGGTCAAGCGGGCGTCGAGCACGTACTGCGCTGCTTCCTGGCCGAGCTGGATCTGACCCTCGCCCTCTCCGGCTACGCCAACCACCGCGAACTGAACCGCGACTCGGTGGTCCGGGCGTGA
- a CDS encoding MFS transporter: MTPDTRRTARHVSLALFALATGGFAIGTTEFVTMGLLPQIADGVHISIPTAGHIISAYALGVVVGAPVIAALGARTGRKRLLLGLVAVFVVGNVLSAVASSYEFLMAARFLSGLPHGAFFGIGAVVGASMVAPERRARAVSMTMVGLPIANIIGVPLTTLLGQKLGWQVPFLAVGVLGLLTLVAVWFWVSPQPVGGDVNIRSELSALARPQVWMALLVGMVGFGGMFATYSYITPTMTDLAGFSESAVTIVLAVYGVGMTVGTVVGGRLADRSLMGSVYGGLVAVAVVLGTFGWLAQTRPGALIAVFAMGCSASILVPALQTRLMDVAHEGQSLAASLNHSTLNIANALGAWLGGVVLAAGYGYEWPSRLGAGLAVAGLLLALISGLMERRGTNQVLA; this comes from the coding sequence GTGACTCCTGACACACGCCGTACTGCGCGGCACGTCAGCCTGGCGTTGTTCGCGCTGGCGACCGGTGGTTTCGCGATCGGGACCACCGAGTTCGTCACGATGGGGCTGCTGCCACAGATCGCGGACGGCGTGCACATCTCGATCCCGACGGCCGGCCACATCATCTCGGCGTACGCGCTGGGAGTCGTGGTCGGCGCTCCGGTGATCGCGGCGCTCGGCGCGCGGACCGGACGGAAGCGGTTGCTACTCGGGCTGGTGGCGGTGTTCGTGGTCGGCAACGTGCTGTCGGCGGTTGCCTCGAGCTACGAGTTCCTGATGGCGGCGCGGTTCCTGTCCGGCCTGCCGCACGGCGCGTTCTTCGGGATCGGCGCTGTCGTCGGCGCGTCGATGGTGGCTCCCGAGCGGCGCGCGCGGGCGGTGTCGATGACGATGGTCGGGTTGCCGATCGCCAACATCATCGGCGTACCGCTGACCACGTTGCTCGGGCAGAAGCTCGGGTGGCAGGTGCCGTTCCTCGCGGTCGGGGTGCTGGGCCTGCTGACGCTGGTCGCGGTGTGGTTCTGGGTGTCGCCGCAGCCGGTCGGCGGCGACGTGAACATCCGGAGCGAGCTGAGCGCGCTGGCGCGGCCTCAGGTGTGGATGGCCTTGCTGGTCGGCATGGTCGGCTTCGGCGGGATGTTCGCGACGTACTCCTACATCACCCCGACAATGACGGACCTGGCCGGCTTCTCGGAGTCTGCGGTGACGATCGTGCTGGCCGTGTACGGCGTGGGCATGACTGTCGGGACTGTCGTCGGCGGGCGGCTCGCCGACAGGTCACTGATGGGCAGTGTGTACGGCGGACTCGTCGCGGTAGCCGTCGTACTGGGGACGTTCGGCTGGCTCGCGCAGACGCGACCCGGTGCGCTGATCGCGGTGTTCGCGATGGGGTGCTCGGCGAGCATCCTCGTGCCGGCGTTGCAGACCCGCCTGATGGACGTCGCGCACGAAGGTCAGTCACTGGCCGCGTCGCTGAACCACTCCACGTTGAACATCGCCAACGCGCTGGGCGCCTGGCTCGGCGGCGTCGTACTCGCGGCCGGCTACGGCTACGAATGGCCGAGCCGGCTGGGTGCAGGACTCGCCGTCGCCGGCCTGCTCCTCGCACTGATTTCCGGCCTGATGGAACGTCGAGGGACAAATCAGGTGCTTGCCTGA
- a CDS encoding DUF445 domain-containing protein — protein sequence MATMTLSAADQVRRRGLRQMRSVALALLVLAAVIYVATLHLSGGWAYLNAASEAAMVGALADWFAVTALFRHPLGLPIPHTAIVPTRKDSLAESLEQFVTENFLSEEVVAEKMRTAEVSRRAGEWLADGNHAERIVAEGARTIGAALPKVGDEDVAAFVRGSLLPRFVKEPLSPIAGHFVQSVVEDGAHHALFDLLMVEAYDWLANNRDLLADVVGPRAPRWSPQWVDRLVIDRIHREALAWLADVRDNQTHPARRAVDRLLAQLADDLQHDPETMERFEAWKARMLTHPDMGSSLTAVWDAMRTALIDSINDPDSTLRTRAVKALQDLGHRLQNDEGLRTRVDTRASEAVGYVVRTYGTEIVSVISDTIERWDGREASARIELHVGRDLQFIRINGTVVGALVGLIIHTVSQLL from the coding sequence ATGGCGACAATGACCCTGAGCGCTGCCGATCAGGTACGGCGGCGTGGGCTGCGGCAGATGCGGTCGGTGGCGTTGGCGCTGCTGGTGCTCGCGGCGGTGATCTACGTGGCGACGCTGCACCTCAGCGGCGGCTGGGCGTACCTGAACGCGGCGTCCGAGGCGGCGATGGTGGGCGCACTGGCGGACTGGTTCGCGGTGACCGCGCTGTTCCGGCACCCGCTCGGGTTGCCGATCCCGCACACCGCGATCGTCCCGACCCGGAAGGACAGCCTGGCCGAGAGCCTGGAGCAGTTCGTCACGGAGAACTTCCTGTCCGAGGAAGTCGTGGCCGAGAAGATGCGTACGGCGGAGGTGAGCCGCCGGGCCGGTGAGTGGCTTGCGGACGGCAACCACGCCGAGCGGATCGTGGCGGAAGGCGCGCGGACGATCGGCGCTGCGCTGCCGAAGGTCGGTGACGAGGACGTGGCCGCGTTCGTGCGGGGATCGTTGCTGCCACGGTTCGTGAAGGAGCCGCTGAGCCCGATCGCGGGACATTTCGTCCAGTCGGTGGTCGAGGACGGCGCGCATCACGCACTGTTCGACCTGCTGATGGTCGAGGCGTACGACTGGCTCGCGAACAACCGGGATCTGCTCGCGGACGTGGTCGGCCCGCGGGCTCCGCGCTGGTCGCCGCAATGGGTGGACCGGCTGGTGATCGACCGGATCCATCGCGAGGCGCTGGCGTGGCTGGCCGACGTACGCGACAACCAGACGCACCCGGCGCGGCGAGCGGTCGACCGGCTGCTCGCACAACTCGCGGACGATCTGCAGCACGACCCGGAGACGATGGAACGGTTCGAGGCGTGGAAGGCGCGGATGCTCACGCATCCGGACATGGGCTCCAGCCTGACCGCGGTGTGGGACGCGATGCGTACGGCGCTGATCGACTCGATCAACGACCCGGACAGCACGCTGCGGACGCGCGCGGTCAAGGCGTTGCAGGATCTCGGCCACCGGCTCCAGAACGACGAAGGGCTTCGCACGAGAGTCGACACCCGCGCGTCCGAGGCGGTCGGGTACGTCGTCCGCACGTACGGCACCGAGATCGTCTCGGTCATCTCGGACACGATCGAACGATGGGACGGTCGCGAGGCGTCCGCGCGGATCGAGCTCCACGTGGGACGGGATCTCCAGTTCATCCGGATCAACGGCACTGTCGTCGGTGCGCTCGTCGGGCTCATCATCCATACGGTCAGCCAGTTGCTGTGA
- a CDS encoding alpha/beta fold hydrolase: protein MTSPLSVPHLTTDDGCKLWTHVSGSGPRVALVHGGPGWWDVFHDLSLPGFTLHRWDQRGCGRSDRRGPYTLERYVADLATVAGPEPCIVIGHSWGASLALEFAQAHPHAVDRLVLVSSVGLDGPPADYRRRVAELLAGTPEADPWIAQISVNIADRATAVARSRRLNTPWFEPNLACAEALRAELHALPDRAAACARVVVPTLLVHGAEDLRPPYVTDSLLDALPNAERVVLDGVGHYPWVEDPDGFQRVVREFLVS from the coding sequence ATGACCTCGCCGCTGTCTGTGCCGCACTTGACGACTGACGACGGTTGCAAACTCTGGACCCACGTCAGCGGCAGCGGTCCACGCGTCGCACTCGTACATGGCGGTCCGGGTTGGTGGGACGTCTTCCACGACTTGTCGCTCCCCGGATTCACCTTGCACAGATGGGACCAACGCGGCTGCGGCCGCTCCGACCGCCGCGGCCCCTACACCCTCGAACGGTACGTCGCCGACCTGGCCACCGTCGCCGGCCCCGAGCCGTGCATCGTCATCGGCCATTCCTGGGGAGCCTCGCTGGCATTGGAGTTTGCCCAAGCACATCCGCACGCCGTCGACCGGTTGGTGCTCGTGTCATCGGTCGGCCTCGACGGTCCGCCCGCCGACTACCGCCGGCGCGTCGCGGAGCTGCTCGCCGGTACACCGGAAGCTGACCCGTGGATCGCCCAGATCTCCGTGAACATCGCCGATCGCGCCACGGCCGTCGCCCGCTCGAGAAGGCTGAACACGCCGTGGTTCGAGCCGAATCTCGCGTGTGCAGAGGCATTGCGGGCGGAGCTACACGCCCTGCCGGATCGGGCGGCGGCTTGCGCGCGGGTCGTCGTACCGACGTTGTTGGTGCATGGCGCCGAGGACCTGCGGCCGCCGTACGTCACCGACAGCCTGCTGGACGCACTGCCCAATGCCGAACGGGTAGTGCTCGACGGTGTCGGGCACTACCCGTGGGTGGAGGACCCGGACGGCTTCCAGAGAGTCGTCCGGGAGTTCCTCGTTAGTTGA
- a CDS encoding HAD family hydrolase, which translates to MKAVIFDLDDTLFDHSGSAELAVRAWVAGLGLAPTDELVAQWVAVEDEVYPRFLAGELTHQEQRRERLRAFLPILGLPVPVADGELDEVFIGYLTQYKSSWTAFPDARPALEVARGNGLRIGVLTNGNPVQQNAKLAAIGLAHLIDVVRTSEELGVSKPDPLTYLSTCEALGVEPGETLMIGDNLELDVLGARAVGLVARHLDRSVGHTLPELLDLL; encoded by the coding sequence GTGAAGGCGGTCATCTTCGACCTCGACGACACGCTGTTCGATCACAGCGGCTCGGCGGAGCTGGCGGTTCGGGCTTGGGTGGCTGGGCTCGGGTTGGCGCCGACGGACGAGCTGGTCGCGCAGTGGGTCGCGGTCGAGGATGAGGTGTATCCGCGGTTTCTCGCGGGTGAGCTGACTCATCAGGAACAGCGCCGGGAGCGCCTGCGGGCGTTCCTGCCGATTCTCGGTCTGCCTGTCCCGGTGGCGGACGGCGAGCTGGACGAGGTGTTCATCGGGTATCTCACGCAGTACAAGAGCAGTTGGACGGCGTTCCCGGATGCGCGACCCGCGTTGGAGGTTGCTCGGGGCAACGGTTTGCGGATCGGCGTGCTGACCAACGGGAACCCGGTGCAGCAGAACGCGAAGTTGGCGGCGATCGGACTGGCGCACCTGATCGACGTGGTGCGCACGTCCGAGGAGCTCGGGGTCAGCAAGCCGGATCCGCTGACCTACCTGTCCACGTGTGAGGCGTTGGGAGTCGAGCCGGGGGAGACGTTGATGATCGGCGACAATCTCGAGCTGGATGTGCTCGGCGCGCGGGCCGTCGGATTGGTGGCGCGGCACCTGGACCGCAGTGTGGGACACACTCTGCCGGAGCTGCTCGACCTGTTGTAG
- a CDS encoding TetR/AcrR family transcriptional regulator, whose amino-acid sequence MNDVTTKDRITAAATYLLTEHGAAGVSMRKVAAAVGITPMAIYQYFPDRETLLNAIADAAFAELVRRWESAERPVEADALLREMLIDHVDFALEHPRLYDYMFTERRDQARKFPADFEARKSPTLNLVADAITAGIDQDLFRADTDIWETSLMFAALLHGLIQLHHGDRIGMPEAAFRTLCLRLGERMIDELRV is encoded by the coding sequence ATGAACGACGTGACGACCAAGGACCGGATCACCGCCGCGGCGACGTACCTGTTGACCGAGCACGGCGCGGCCGGGGTGTCGATGCGCAAGGTGGCGGCCGCGGTCGGGATCACTCCAATGGCGATCTACCAGTACTTCCCGGATCGGGAGACGCTGCTGAACGCGATCGCGGACGCGGCGTTCGCCGAGCTGGTACGACGCTGGGAGTCGGCGGAGCGTCCCGTCGAGGCGGACGCGCTGCTGCGGGAGATGCTGATCGATCACGTCGACTTCGCGCTGGAGCATCCGCGGCTCTACGACTACATGTTCACCGAGCGGCGTGACCAGGCGCGGAAGTTCCCCGCGGACTTCGAGGCGCGCAAGTCACCCACGCTCAACCTCGTCGCCGACGCGATCACCGCCGGCATCGACCAGGACCTGTTCCGCGCCGACACGGACATCTGGGAAACCAGCCTGATGTTCGCCGCTCTGCTCCACGGCCTGATCCAACTCCACCACGGCGACCGCATCGGCATGCCGGAAGCAGCCTTCCGCACCCTCTGCCTCCGCCTGGGCGAAAGGATGATCGATGAACTACGTGTCTAG